In Lolium rigidum isolate FL_2022 chromosome 3, APGP_CSIRO_Lrig_0.1, whole genome shotgun sequence, the genomic window TCACCACCAATGATGGCATTGACCAGCCAGGTCTGCCATGCCGAGCGTGTCGCGTCGCGTAGGCATACGCACAGGAACAGCTAGCCTGACGCCGATAGCGCCATGGCTGCCGTGCTGCTGCGTTTCCTTCCCCGGCCCCGGCCATGGCCCCGCGCGCCCAGAGCCGAGACTAGCACTACAGTACACGCGCCTGTTCAGGGCAACAGCCCCCGATGAGGCAAAGCCTGCCCCTCCCAAAGAGAAGCAGAGCCAGAGCCGGCAGCGGCGACAGCACCGGACGCGCGCAGAGAAGTCGCATGCATGGATGGATACAGCAAACATCAGATCGATTAGCAGCAAGCTCAGATTACAGGGATGGATGCAACTGCTCGGCGTACAAGGATCGACAGACATCGACCATCTCTCACGCTCACTCACTCGCCCCATCACCTCGTCGCTGCGACGCAGAGCTCGAGAaacgaagaagagagaaagaaaagatgGCGAGAAAAAGGGCTCTGCCGTCTGCGCCGCCGTACGTCGCACTGTTGCTCCTCCGGTTGTCGCGGCCGGGCGAAACAGCTGCCATGGTTACAGGGGTCTCGTCAGCAGTCTAGGCCGTAGCGGCGAGCCAGCCTCCCCTCGGCTGCCGGGCTGGCTGGCCTTGGCTGGACCAGTGATGTGCAGAAGCAGCCGTGCTCGCGGCCCCACGCTAGCTGCGCGGCGTCGCCGTCCGCCGTGGCCACGTTGTGCGCGCAACCCCTGCCTGCCATGTTTGACTTATCGTCGCCGGTACGCACGTAGTACGCCACCTGCTCGTCCAGTTGCTCTGCTGGCTTAAACTACGTAACAAGTTTTACACGTCGTCGTTCGttgtcctcgccgtcgccgtcgccgtcaccgTCACCGGTCGGCGTCAGCAGCACGCGCCGGCGGCGTAGGCGAAGATCTGGTGCACCACCGTCGCCACCTCGTCAGCCGTCGCTACCTCGCACCCGTCCTCTATCTGCACATGCACACGGCTCAAACAGATTCAGAATCAATCACAGCTAGCAAATTCACCATGCAACAACTGAATTACTGTATCCTATGTATACTCTGAGAATTACCAATTCTGTACAAAATATGGCTCGAGGATGCGTACAAGATCTTTAGGTAGGCCAGTTTCTGCTAGAGAAAAGACACGGGAGGAAAGCTGGGGCTTGTAATTACGTATCTGTCCGTCCGCGAATTACGATGTCTGTACGCTGTACCTGGAGTTCATCGTATTCGAACGCTCCAGCTACATACTCCAAGGGAATCTCTAACGGAAAAGAACGTACGTATGGCCACTGCCCGATCTCGACCGAAATCCCACGCAACGCTCCGCCGGGAAAAACGGCGACTTCGCTTTCTACCGCAGGTACCACACATCATGACACGAACCCACAATCAGGTCATCAGCTGTTGGATGCCTGTTACTTTACAAGATCGATTATCTCTTGTTTCATATGTATGTATATATATTATGTAGTCAGTTCTGTCAGTATATGATGCTATGTGCTATCTCCCTGCATTAATAACTTATACACCAAACAATAATTGCTGTAACAAAAAGTCAGTTGCATCTTTACAAAATGTGTTCTAAGTATGAAGAATTAACTGACTGGCATTTCAGAAAAATATGTGCTAGAACCAAGTGCTAACATATAAACTTGTTATCTGATTTACTATGTCTCATTTGATTGACAATTTTCTTTATACTCAGTCACCCACAAAAAAGAATTTCACTTGCACTTTTTTGGAAATGCACTTTTTACAAAACTAAAGTTGCACTTTTTCAAGTGAGTGAGACTTAAACAAAATCTCAAAGACATAGGCAAACCCGTTTGTTATTGCGtgttgatgttttttttttttttgagggagcgTGTTGATGTTATTACATGAACGTTATCCGGAATTCCAAGTACAGCCAAAATGAGAATCTCAATGATTATCTTTCCGTTCCCTCCATTTTACTGTGATAACGAATTTAGAAGCTACGATCCAAATAGTAGCTAATCATGGGTTTAAGGCAAGGAGAACAAAAACAAAGAGGCTACTATTTGCGCCAGTGAACGGAGTTAACCACAACATCGCCGGAGCAAGAACACATGTGTTGAAAACAGTTCAAAGACAAGACAAGACGCAAACTGGAAATGAAATTGATGTAGCTGTGAGATGACTACCTTAAGGTTGAAGCAGTAGACGACGGCGTCGTTCCCGACGGATGTGACCGCGAGGTGCAGCACGGCGAGCCTGAGGTCctccatggcggcgacggcgcgcacgagccgccccggccacctcctccccgcGACGCGCACCCGCACGTGGCCACCCACCGCGGCCATCGCCTCCacgtccacgccgccgccgatgccgcgAGACTCCGAGTAGCTCGTGTACTGCGGCGACACGAACACGCCGTCCGACGCGGCCGAGGCCGCCGTCCCCACCGTGGCGCCTCCCCCGCCTCGCTGCGCCGCCGCCAACGCCTGCAGCGCCACCAGCTGCTGCTCCAGCTGCTTCACGTAGTCGATCGCTCCGCCGACCACCGTCGCTTGGTCACTCTACAGAACAGATGCATGCATTGTGTTAACGACACATTGTAAAGAACACACAAGATTTATTTCTGTACGTTTCTTGCTGCACTTTTTTTTAACAGGGTTTCTTGCTGCAATAGTTAGTCGTTGCAACTTTGCATGGCGCTTACTCGTGGGATGTAGTCGGAGGGGATGAGGGCGCGGAGGGAAGCGAGGTGGTCGTTCATGAGGCGGCGGCGGTTACGCTCGACGGCGATGTGCGTCATCCGCTGGCACTCGGCCTCCTCGGGCTTCTTGCGCTTCTCCGGAGGCGGCGTGGCGCGTGGGCGCGCCCTCGGCCGCTTCCTCCGCCTCTCCGCGCCAACCCttgtcgtcgccgccggcgtctcGACCACCGGGGCCGTCGCCATCGCCTGCGTGACGCAGCTTTCGAGCAGGTCGACGTCAGACGCAGCCGGGCGGCACTCGTATGCGCCGTACTCCCGCTTCATCCCAGCTCCGCCGTCCCCCATGGCGCCCTGGAGCAGCGCCAGGAACGGAACCTGCGCGGCGCTCGCAGTCCCCGGCACCGCCGCGTCCGCCCAGCACTGttccatcaccgccgccgccatcgccaagaAGAACCGGCACAGGAAAGGAAGCAGCACGTTAGCAAGAAACGGCAACAGCGGCGACGCCATAAAAGAGATTGTACAATGTCCCGAGCTATTGCGCCTGGCCATGCATTGAATGGCACGAGCGTGCGCGAACAGAAGGCTAGAGCTAGGCGAGCTATCATCAGACAGGCCATAGGCTAAATAACTGGGGAAGGAGCAAACGAGGCACTAAACTAGACTGAACGCGCGCAGGCAGCTGGAAGAAGCGAAGGGAAGGGGAAGCTGCACCGCTGCAGCGAGCAGTTAGTACGCTCCATATTATCCAGAGActgggaatggaagctgcttgcACGCACGCGCGCTCAATTACTACGACGACATGGAAGGGGACGACGAGGGGCTTACCAGGGAGGTGATGATGGGGCCTTGCAGCTGCATCCTCTCCATTAGAGGAGGGCAGGGCATGCAAACAGGGGTAGCAATAACTGCGGCGATGAGTAATGAGCCCCTGAGGCAGTGAGCAACAGCAGCTCCTCTTGCTCCTCCGGCaggcctcttccttctcctccagTGAAAGTGGAGCAGCGGCAGGAGCAGCTAGACTATTGCAATTAATATGGTCTCCTCTCTCACTCGCCACTCTACTACCACTCCTACTTGTAGCAGCAACAGCGGTAAGGCAAGGCAAGGCAACAACCTAAGATAGAGGACGGAGGAGTTGTCTCTTGTTGCATGTGTGGGGGTGAACTAGGGCAGTGGGGCGAGGAGGGAGATTAACTTGAAGGAATTGATTTGTGTAACGAGTGAATGAGTGAGTTATTGACGGGTGCAGTGTAGAAGGAAAGGGGTATGGATCGCCGTTGGAGCATGGATTGGCTGCCGCGGCGGATTTGTCCGGCCCGACGACAGCCGCAGGAGAGGATGGGGCCGCTAGCTCCGCCTGCTTTGCGCCCCTGGCCGCCGGCCTGGCCGCTCTCTCACATTGGCTGCGCGCCGTGTAAAGATCGTGGCCTTTTAACTCCGGTTTAGCGTCCAGATTTCAGCGAATCGTGGACACAATCAGGCACTTTCTTTTTTGATGGTCATGCTGCTCGTTTTGATCAAGGGGTTGTAAACATCACTTTTGTTTTACTTTTACATCCACTCGATGCCTCTGAACTCTAGGGCAATGCAAAGATGTTCTGAACTAAAAACTCCCCTCACATATTTTAGATGGGGCTCTGGCGGTGTGTTCGGCTATTTGGTAGTGTCATGGTGatattattttttgaaaaaaaagccCATTTTACCCACTGAATTACTGGATTTCATTAATTATTGCCGCCAACCGACTATTCTCTTTTTCTTTAATTTTAGTTTCCACAAAGGATAGATACTTTCGGGCGAAATCGGTTGTTTCATTGTTTTTTCTgcaattgcacttattatatataAACCATTAAAAAATATGCAACTATTGTATTGGATTATGCAACTATGATTTGTTTCCGGTTCTTTTACATGTACTTTTTGGGGATATTTTTCAAAAGAATGAGCCTATCACATTTAACTATTAACTAGTTGCCAATTTTCGATTTTTACTTAAATTGTGCAAACTAATTCTTTCATACTATTAACTACGGTTTGATGATTGTTTAGGTTTGATTTTTTTTGTAGATTATACTTTATATATACACTTTTTTTTGTATATTTTCAAGTGAGCAAGTTGTGTTTTTTTCTTTGCACAAAAGATCTTGTGTGTTACTGATTTTTTTTGTAAAGAGCTGGTTGTGTTTCAGCTTTTTTTTGGTCGGCTGTTTTAGCTTATTGTTTTCAATCGATTGGTCAAATCAAGGTCCGACATTTTGGTGTGGTGGTTGATATGGTGTGAACATTTCTATTCCATTTGAAGTTTAATGTCATATTTTTAATGTTTGTCTCTAGGTTTTATTAATTATTTGTCCTAAACAAATTATAATCGTGAGAAGTTGGACAGTTTTTTATCTTTGGAAATATCAGGAACCTTACAGAATTGATAAAGATACGAGAACTTTCAGAAAGGCATAATTTATATGTTCTAAGAGGTTTTCTAAAATTATGAGATGGTAGGTTCACTGCATTCCTCGTTATGTCTGATGGTAAGTCCTTGTTTACGAGACGAACGTAGCACCCGTATATAGGGGAAACATTGGACAAAAGACCCCCCCTTGCGCGTGTGTGCATACCTCAGCTTATACCTTCGCACCTCATCGCACCCCTGGCTATGGTATCTTACTCGGTTCAGCCTTCCACGGGCCTTGGCGCGTACCCTTCCGCACATACCGGAGTTGATGCCTATTCTGCATTTCCTTTTTGGCACTAGATAAGGACACCGGGGAGAGAAGTGAGCAATATCTTTGTTCGATTATGAGGAGGAGAGTAGGCATGCCCTCACACTTCATATCCTCTCGCTTGCAACAGAGGTGCGAGAAATCAAGGTCACCATGAGCACCGCTGCCACACTCCATCGAGACCAAGGAGATTGATGATCAAAGTTTGAAATTTAGCATTTACTAAGACTTACATGTTGATATATAATGAGATGGTAAATTTTATGTCTTGTCCACCATTTGCTTAGAGTCTCCACACCTAAATGGGCCTAGTAACATAGTCGTGGCCCATGTAACCTTCCCACATTGACAACAACCATCACAATATTATTTAATATAGCAAATGTGGGGTAACCCATAACTGATGGGGGTGTTCTTAGGATCGTTCTTTACTAGGGATGCATGTATGGGGAAGGTTGTACCTTTTTTTACCTGTTTTAGAGGTAGGTTTAATTTGTTTGCATCGTTGAATCCTTTGTGTTTCTAAGATTCAATATCAAAGCTTAAGGCCCCAATCATTCCAAAATGCAAATATGTTGGTATTTTAGTTGCTTTTAAAGAACCTAGTGTTATGTTAATCCATTTAAACATTGACAAGTGGGAGTGTAATGTTAATCCATTGTAAAATCATTTGAATGGGCTGGGTTGGGCGATAAGTTAGAGATTCTATTAGATGTTACGGCTTTAAGAAAATTATATAAGATGTTACAATTTTAAGAAAAAAAATATTTCAGATGTTATAGTTTAAAAAAAATATTAAGATAAGTTCTGTTGAGTCTCTAAAGTTTTAGTTTTGAGTAACTCACTATAGACAAAAAAACAATAACAATAGATGAGATGATATTTCCATGAAAAACGAAATTGGGACGCTTAACTTTGTAGAATGACATGTCTTTCTTTCCTCTGGGAGGCTTATTCGAACTAAGTGTTTCACAAATACATATCAATTATTTTTGTACTTCCTTGTTTATCTTGTTATCCATACCTGATATCCGTCTTCAGTATTGTCTAGCAGTGGTTTAACTCGACTACATCTTAGCCACTCGCTTTCATCTTAGGCACTCACCAACATGCTGTCAATACTTGTGGGTCTATGAAGAGGTATTAAGAATTGTTCAGACTTATTTGTACTAAACTTTTTAACTTAACAATTTATTATTTTGCTTTACTATTTATTGTACTCATCACAAATTACCGCAAAACAATGACACTAATGTTTAACTTAATTTTTGATTATAATATCGACACCTATTGTTGTAGATACATTTGCACCACCAAAATAAAAGTTTTGTGGTTAACAATATTTCATCTGCAATTAGATcaactttttttttgacaaaacacCATGTTCAATAAAATCTCTCGTAGAGATAAGACAAATTATAGCAACTAAATCAAACTTCTCCATGGATTCATATGTGTCACTAAATGtgttatggtatgttttgtatgTGTTGTGTCCCATTCTGTTATATCTTGATAGAGAGATCTAGACGAACCGTCTAACAGAAATATACTAGCAAATATCACTAAATTAtatggaaacaagattataatgtaTATGTGTGATGTCCACGAGAGCCCTTATATCTTTGGAATTTCTCATTTGTGAGTATCTTAACTCAAAAAATTTCCTTCTAGTTCGTTGTGTCGGCTTCAATAGTTACTCCATATAGGCCAATATGGAGTAATTGGTAATACGAGTGTGCTTAACACTTGACGTTCAAGTGGACATTTTGAAAGTATTTTTTTTGACAACTTTCAATGTATAATTAAATCCATAGAGAAATATGGAAATGACATTGACTCCCCCCCCCCTTCCATCGACAGAACCCATATAGGTTATGTTTTTAAAATGTAttactcactagtagaaaactgggcatccatctaagccataaataccggatcccttacgaaccggtcctAAAGGGGGTATTAGTACCGGTTGTATTGcccaagcctttagtaccggttcgtatggacctttagtaccggttcgtgacacgaaccggtactaaagggttagcgtcagccgaaaaacctttagtaccggttcgtgacacgaaccggtactaaaggacgaaccggtactaaaggtaatCCTGcttcccacgcacctccaccaccaccccccccaccgtggatcgtctttttttgctctgtaaaatacaaatgaaaatgatagaaaattcaaaaaataatatgttttcagattctcatatgttatgcaacctactattcggcgaaattaagaaattcgaattttgactttttttgtaaattttttttttgaaaaatagtaaaaccgcattaacttttgcatacgacgtcggaaaaaaaaacgtataatatatcaaaaaaatcctgggaaaaagttacatccgaattcacctgggtttacccggttagccaatttttagattctcaaaattccaaatgaaaatatgaaagcaggaagattttagttctttttttccagaaatttagaattttatatatttttaatttttttaaaattaaaataataattataagattttttgagt contains:
- the LOC124701361 gene encoding transcription factor bHLH57-like — encoded protein: MPCPPLMERMQLQGPIITSLCWADAAVPGTASAAQVPFLALLQGAMGDGGAGMKREYGAYECRPAASDVDLLESCVTQAMATAPVVETPAATTRVGAERRRKRPRARPRATPPPEKRKKPEEAECQRMTHIAVERNRRRLMNDHLASLRALIPSDYIPRSDQATVVGGAIDYVKQLEQQLVALQALAAAQRGGGGATVGTAASAASDGVFVSPQYTSYSESRGIGGGVDVEAMAAVGGHVRVRVAGRRWPGRLVRAVAAMEDLRLAVLHLAVTSVGNDAVVYCFNLKIEDGCEVATADEVATVVHQIFAYAAGACC